In Phyllostomus discolor isolate MPI-MPIP mPhyDis1 chromosome 2, mPhyDis1.pri.v3, whole genome shotgun sequence, the following are encoded in one genomic region:
- the FBXL14 gene encoding F-box/LRR-repeat protein 14 produces the protein METHISCLFPELLAMIFGYLDVRDKGRAAQVCTAWRDAAYHKSVWRGVEAKLHLRRANPSLFPSLQARGIRRVQILSLRRSLSYVIQGMANIESLNLSGCYNLTDNGLGHAFVQEISSLRALNLSLCKQITDSSLGRIAQYLKGLEVLELGGCSNITNTGLLLIAWGLQRLKSLNLRSCRHLSDVGIGHLAGMTRSAAEGCLGLEQLTLQDCQKLTDLSLKHISRGLTGLRLLNLSFCGGISDAGLLHLSHMGSLRSLNLRSCDNISDTGIMHLAMGSLRLSGLDVSFCDKVGDQSLAYIAQGLDGLKSLSLCSCHISDDGINRMVRQMHGLRTLNIGQCVRITDKGLELIAEHLSQLTGIDLYGCTRITKRGLERITQLPCLKVLNLGLWQMTDSEKVR, from the coding sequence atggagacCCACATCTCATGCTTGTTCCCCGAGCTACTGGCTATGATCTTCGGCTACCTGGACGTCCGGGACAAGGGGCGCGCGGCGCAGGTGTGCACGGCCTGGCGGGACGCCGCCTACCACAAGTCGGTGTGGCGGGGGGTGGAGGCCAAGCTGCACCTGCGCCGGGCCAACCCGTCGCTGTTCCCCAGCCTGCAGGCCCGGGGCATCCGCCGGGTGCAGATCCTGAGCCTCCGTCGCAGCCTCAGCTACGTGATCCAGGGCATGGCCAACATCGAGAGTCTCAACCTGAGCGGCTGCTACAACCTCACCGACAACGGACTGGGCCACGCGTTTGTGCAAGAGATCAGCTCCCTGCGGGCTCTCAACCTCAGCCTCTGCAAGCAGATCACCGACAGCAGCCTGGGCCGCATAGCCCAGTACCTCAAGGGCCTGGAGGTGCTGGagctggggggctgcagcaacATCACCAACACCGGACTCCTGCTCATCGCCTGGGGCCTGCAGCGCCTCAAGAGCCTTAATCTTCGCAGCTGCCGCCACCTCTCGGATGTGGGCATCGGGCACCTGGCCGGCATGACGCGCAGCGCGGCAGAGGGCTGCCTGGGCCTGGAGCAGCTCACGCTGCAGGACTGCCAGAAGCTCACCGATCTTTCTTTAAAGCACATCTCTCGGGGGCTGACGGGCCTGAGGCTCCTCAACCTCAGCTTCTGCGGAGGCATCTCGGACGCTGGCCTCTTGCACCTGTCGCACATGGGCAGCCTCCGCAGCCTTAACCTGCGTTCCTGCGACAACATTAGTGACACGGGCATCATGCATCTGGCTATGGGCAGCCTGCGCCTCTCGGGGCTGGATGTGTCCTTCTGTGACAAAGTAGGGGACCAGAGTCTGGCTTACATAGCGCAGGGGCTGGATGGCCTcaagtctctctccctctgctcctgccACATCAGCGATGATGGCATCAACCGCATGGTGCGGCAAATGCATGGGCTGCGCACGCTCAACATTGGGCAGTGTGTGCGCATCACCGACAAGGGCCTGGAGCTGATTGCTGAACACCTGAGCCAGCTCACCGGCATAGACCTGTATGGCTGTACCCGAATCACCAAGCGCGGCCTGGAGCGCATCACACAGCTGCCCTGCCTCAAGGTACTCAACTTGGGACTCTGGCAGATGACGGACAGTGAGAAGGTCAGGTGA